Within Candidatus Woesearchaeota archaeon, the genomic segment CCAAGAAACAGAAACGGCCGAACAAGAAAGCTTGGAAGAAGTAATCGCGGCCGAAAAGCAACAACCCAACAACCAAGAAACACCCGCTTACGGCGAAGCGCTCGAACAAATCAGAGAAGGAAACGCGAACATTTACACGCTCACCGACTACAACGCCTACGACCAGCTCAAAACCATCCGAGATCGCCTCGCAACAGGCGCCACCATCACGCCACAAGAACGAGAACTCATCACACAATGGGACCAGCAACTGCGCAAAGCCCAAGAACGCCAAGACTACATCGCCCAGCACGACCCCTTCGGCTACGTCGCGCGATCAGAGGCGGTCATTAGCCAAATCAGAGCGTACCTGGGCAACACCGCCGGGCAAGACGCAACCAAAAAACAACCCGACGCGTGGTAAACAGGCTTCCCCAACCAACCAGCAAACAAACCTCTCCATCCAGCAAAAGCCCCCACCCCAAACCACACCAAATACTTTATAAACACGCTCTGGCTTTCTTCTCAGCCTATGCCATCGAACCAACACAACTGGATCCTCCAAGCAGACTTCAACGATATCTACGGGCAAGACGCGGCCAAGCACCAGCTCAAAGCAGCCCTCCTTGCCAAAAGAAACATCATCCTCGTCGGGCCTCCCGGCATCGGCAAAACCACCCTTGCCAAAAACGTCGCCAAAGCACTCCCTTCTACAAAAAAAGAATCACGCTTCGTGCGCGTCCAAGGCAGCCCCGACCTCACCGCCGAAGACCTCATCGGCGACATCGACCCCATCAAAGCAATCGAATACGGTCCCATGAGCCCCCAAGCATTCACGCCAGGCAAGCTCTTCAAAGCCGACGGCGGCGTCCTCTTCTTCGACGAAGTCAACCGATGCAGCGAAAAACTCCAAAACGCCCTCCTCCAAGCTCTCGAAGAAAACATCGTCACCATCGGCAGCTACACCACCGACCTCCCCGCGACGTTCATCTTCATCGGCACCATGAACCCGGAAGACTCCAGTACCGAACCCCTCAGCGACGTCTTCCTCGACCGCTTCGACCTCATCTACCTCGACTACCCCGAAACCTTCGAGATAGAAGAACGCATCGTCAAAGAAAAAGCAAAAACCATCTGCACCTTCCCAGACACGCTCTTCCACCCCGTCCTCGCGTTCATCCGCGCCTTACGCGAAAGCGACAAGCTCGAAAAAAAACCCAGCGTCCGCGCAAGCATTGGCATCTACGAGCAAGCCCAAGCCATCGCGACCGTCCAAGGAAGAAACACCGTCACCTTCCAAGACATCCTCGCCTGCCTTCGCAGCGTCCTCAGCCACCGCATCCGTCTCAAACCCAGCCTCAAATACCTCCAAAGCACTGAAGAATTCGTGACCAACGAATTCCGCACTTTCTGGGAAAAAAAACACGCCGACGGCCTTTGACACAGGCCAAAAAAACACCCGCATAGAAGAAAAAACCAGCATTGAAGAACTGAGCGGAGAAACAGGCAGCAGCCCAACCAAACAGCGCCTCATGCGCAGCGTCATCGAAAACGACCAAGAAACCATCGATGAAGGAAAAATCATCAGTGAAAGCATCTCCCAAGGCCTCGGAGGATTCACACCGGACCTCCTCTTCAACAACCTCGTCAAGAACTTCCAACGCGCAAAAAAACTCTACGGAGCAACCATCATCAGAGAAGTCACGGACTTCGAAGAAGACTACATCGAAAAAAACCTCAACATCCCCGAATTCAAAGCCACCCTCAAACGCAACATTGAACGCAACATTGCAAAACTCAAAGAAAAAGGACTTCTTGACAAAGAAGGACAATTCACCCAGGCCGCCTACACCCTCGCCAGCATCATCCTCTACACAGAAGAACTCGACAAGCTCCGCGTCAAAGGCCTCGGAGAACACGAAGAACACATCAAAAACCACTACGGAGAAAAAAAGCACACCGCGCCCTACAAGAAAGGAGCAAGGTACCGCGACATCGCCCTGAAATCAACACTCCGAAAAGCCATCCGAAGAAGCCACCGCCGCATCCTCCCAGAAGACCTCACCACGTGGGAGCGAAAACGCAAAGGCAACATCTCAATCATCTACGCCCTCGACGCGTCAGGAAGTATGCGCGGCAAAAAACTGAGCACCGCCAAGAAAGCAGGCATCGCACTCGCCTTCAAAACCATCCAAGAAAAAAACAAAGCAGGACTCCTCATTTTCTCTTCAATCATTGAAGACGCCATCCCCCCCACCCAAGACTTCCTCCACCTCCTCACCACACTCGCAAAAGCAAAGGCAAGCAAAGAAACAGACCTCACC encodes:
- a CDS encoding MoxR family ATPase — its product is MPSNQHNWILQADFNDIYGQDAAKHQLKAALLAKRNIILVGPPGIGKTTLAKNVAKALPSTKKESRFVRVQGSPDLTAEDLIGDIDPIKAIEYGPMSPQAFTPGKLFKADGGVLFFDEVNRCSEKLQNALLQALEENIVTIGSYTTDLPATFIFIGTMNPEDSSTEPLSDVFLDRFDLIYLDYPETFEIEERIVKEKAKTICTFPDTLFHPVLAFIRALRESDKLEKKPSVRASIGIYEQAQAIATVQGRNTVTFQDILACLRSVLSHRIRLKPSLKYLQSTEEFVTNEFRTFWEKKHADGL
- a CDS encoding VWA domain-containing protein; the encoded protein is MRSVIENDQETIDEGKIISESISQGLGGFTPDLLFNNLVKNFQRAKKLYGATIIREVTDFEEDYIEKNLNIPEFKATLKRNIERNIAKLKEKGLLDKEGQFTQAAYTLASIILYTEELDKLRVKGLGEHEEHIKNHYGEKKHTAPYKKGARYRDIALKSTLRKAIRRSHRRILPEDLTTWERKRKGNISIIYALDASGSMRGKKLSTAKKAGIALAFKTIQEKNKAGLLIFSSIIEDAIPPTQDFLHLLTTLAKAKASKETDLTKALHKAIELFPKRAETNHLIILSDAIPTKGKNPTSETRKAASLARSEGITISLIGIGLDERGERLAKDITTIGNGRLYITNTLENLDTIILQEYDTITAS